The proteins below are encoded in one region of Lactuca sativa cultivar Salinas chromosome 3, Lsat_Salinas_v11, whole genome shotgun sequence:
- the LOC111887903 gene encoding protein FAR1-RELATED SEQUENCE 7-like — translation MISEDINDNITLENQVVDQPFETHIIEDVDMNGHFVSSSENEDVNDIDIGLEYDEDESIMGKVFNTPKNAYTFYNRYAFLHGFGIRTHWGYKNKTTKDFYRKMYVCNKQGFKRLKGANSCGNTKQRRRALRTGCEAMLRISKRKDGKWFVDIFNDTHNHELSITPTKVMKHRSHAKFHRSMACKSLMVEFGQSGLKPSQIKKAVNAIKSPYEADVTSKQCVDVLSEQRRNYKGKEFYGLIKHFQDKALVDTNQYFVVDLFEDGSPRNIFWADGRSRDAYTKFGDVVVFDVTYMTNKFKMPFSPFVGVNHHGQSILFGGALLENEKEETFKWLFEHFLKCMFEKYPSAIITDQDKAIGNAISKVFPNTRHRFCAWHIKKHEQVHLRPLVARYSDFKDSYKSWIKCDTIEEFEIKWEGIRDKYNLENKSWLTEMYYQRKHWAKAFLKDVFFAGMTTSERSESIQSFFDGFVNSKTMLNEFVVQYDKAVHSRRAAEEDEDFKTMNSKPVLFSVHPIEAKAGECYTRKMFEAFKKEWIEAMGNLTHETLSKSTKKIKYRVGQLNVDKMHWRIVTFHFLNPINVKCSCAKFETYGILCKHSLYVIKKRHVETLPDHYILPRWTLDARFKVDSTNIGLEEINNENGVSALTEWCVRANYNKAIELVRDSSFEIRKLNNFLVKFLEDQLSRKKAKGHPNTSQESCAGISQVDMVPQISIRDPLLPTNTKGRPKNANRIKSSLEMVKKKRTCSHCGGLGHYISGCSIKKAEEALKDKELYGK, via the exons ATGATATCTGAG GACATAAATGacaatattactttagaaaatcaAGTAGTCGATCAGCCTTTTGAAACACATATAATTGAAGATGTTGACATGAATGGTCATTTTGTATCATCTTCGGAAAATGAGGATGTAAATGATATCGATATAGGTCTTGAATATGATGAAGATGAAAGTATCATGGGAAAGGTTTTCAATACCCCTAAAAATGCATATACATTTTATAATAGATATGCATTTCTACATGGATTTGGCATACGCACTCATTGGGGTTATAAGAATAAGACAACAAAGGATTTTTATCGCAAGATGTATGTGTGCAACAAACAAGGTTTTAAAAGATTGAAGGGTGCTAATTCATGTGGAAATACAAAGCAACGTCGTAGAGCTTTACGAACCGGTTGTGAAGCGATGCTTCGGATTTCAAAAAGGAAAGATGGAAAATGGTTTGTGGATATTTTTAATGATACACATAACCATGAGTTGAGTATTACACCAACAAAAGTAATGAAACATCGTTCACATGCGAAGTTCCACCGCTCAATGGCATGCAAATCTCTTATGGTGGAGTTTGGTCAATCAGGGTTGAAGCCTTCTCAAATTAAAAAGGCTGTAAATGCAATAAAATCTCCATATGAAGCTGATGTTACCTCCAAGCAATGTGTTGATGTGCTATCCGAGCAACGAAGAAACTACAAAGGTAAAGAGTTTTATGGGCTCATTAAACATTTTCAAGATAAAGCATTAGTTGATACCAACCAATATTTTGTCGTGGATTTGTTTGAGGATGGGTCTCCTAGAAATATTTTTTGGGCTGACGGAAGATCAAGGGATGCGTATACAAAATTTGGGGATGTTGTCGTGTTTGATGTTACGTACATGACGAACAAATTTAAGATGCCATTTTCTCCCTTTGTTGGGGTGAATCATCATGGTCAATCCATACTTTTTGGTGGTGCATTGCTAGAAAATGAAAAAGAAGAAACTTTCAAATGGTTATTCGAGCATTTCTTGAAGTGTATGTTCGAAAAGTATCCATCAGCTATAATAACAGACCAAGATAAAGCTATAGGTAACGCAATCAGCAAAGTATTTCCAAACACTCGGCATCGTTTTTGTGCATGGCATATTAAGAAGCATGAGCAAGTACATCTTCGACCACTTGTAGCTCGTTATAGTGATTTTAAAGATTCCTATAAATCATGGATAAAATGTGATACCATAGAAGAGTTTGAAATCAAGTGGGAAGGTATACGTGATAAGTATAACCTAGAAAACAAAAGTTGGTTAACCGAAATGTATTACCAACGGAAACATTGGGCTAAAGCCTTTCTGAAGGATGTCTTCTTCGCTGGCATGACAACAAGCGAACGGAGTGAGagtattcaatcattttttgacGGATTTGTTAATTCCAAAACCATGTTGAATGAATTTGTTGTACAATATGATAAAGCGGTTCACTCTCGAAGAGCTGCCGAAGAAGATGAAGACTTCAAGACAATGAACTCAAAACCAGTTCTATTTTCTGTTCATCCAATAGAAGCAAAAGCGGGTGAATGTTATACTAGAAAGATGTTTGAGGCTTttaaaaaagaatggatagaagcTATGGGCAATTTAACTCATGAAACATTAAGCAAAAGTACAAAAAAAATTAAGTATAGAGTCGGGCAGTTGAATGTTGATAAAATGCATTGGAGAATTGTTACCTTTCATTTCTTGAATCCAATAAATGTTAAGTGCTCATGTGCTAAGTTTGAAACATATGGGATACTGTGCAAGCATAGTTTATATGTGATCAAGAAGAGACATGTTGAAACCCTTCCTGATCACTATATTTTACCTAGGTGGACACTTGATGCTAGATTCAAGGTGGATAGTACCAACATTGGATTGGAAGAAATCAACAATGAAAATGGAGTTAGTGCCTTAACGGAGTGGTGTGTTCGTGCAAACTATAATAAAGCAATTGAACTTGTAAGAGACTCCTCTTTTGAGATAAGAAAGCTTAATAATTTCTTGGTAAAGTTTTTAGAAGACCAGCTTAGTCGGAAAAAGGCGAAAGGACATCCAAATACATCTCAAGAATCTTGTGCAGGCATTTCTCAAGTAGACATGGTGCCTCAAATATCTATCAGGGATCCTCTTCTTCCGACTAATACGAAAGGGCGTCCCAAAAATGCAAATAGAATCAAATCTTCTTTGGAAATGGTGAAGAAAAAAAGAACTTGTTCTCACTGTGGGGGATTAGGTCATTATATCAGTGGGTGCTCTATTAAAAAG GCAGAGGAAGCTTTAAAAGACAAAGAATTATATGGTAAATAG